The sequence below is a genomic window from Mytilus edulis chromosome 2, xbMytEdul2.2, whole genome shotgun sequence.
TGTACCAGAAAAAAAATACTCAACAAAATCGCTAATGTGATAGACAAAAAAACATCGCTAAGACAGTAGTTAAGAGTATTTGTTCTTAGTTTCTTTCTTTCTCTATATTTCATAATCTCTTAACACCAATGGTTTACTGAATTCATCACTGGACTTCTCCATTCTGCCAATTACACAACACGTCCGatcagaagaaaaacatttaattCAATGCCTCTTGTAGAGAGAGTGCAAGGTTCTCTGCAAGAGACTCATTGCAACAATTTTTGAATGGGTTCGTAGTTGCAAGGCAAAACTGTCGCTATCCAACGAGAACAAATTTTCCGATACCAGTCTTAAGTCCCTCTCTTTATCCGTGTCAACCAAACAatcttcctttattttttttgttaacttgcatttcttctcctttttttttttgattatacatgaactatttgctACTTAACGGTAAGCACGTGAGAACAACCAATCGTTCAGTGTATACTTCATCACAGTTAATTTGATTCGATAACTCTCAAATAAATACGACCTTTAATGAGATGTATGACTTTTTTGGTAAtacaaatctttttattttacaaattaaccAATAAGGGTCAATACCCGATTGGGAATATCTACCTTTTCCTAATGTTCTGGCCATCAGCATTAGATAGTCCGACTGTGCTTTATTATAAACTTCAGCAAGTCTCGCATCATGTCCGCGACAGCTGTTCTGCGAAAAAAAtccatttcttataaaaatgtatattgcaAATTAATGTAACGATCATTAATGAATTAGAATCGTCTAACAGGACATTAAATACAACCAGACTGCCGCTTACTCTTCGGGTAAACAATTCATTGAGGTACATCTTATAAAGAGTATtcgaaatatttttgaaagaattcCGCTGAAGCCGGTGCTAAGGACTCTATTAAACTTGAAGTAGATGCATTTCgtttgctttttgtgtgtttttgctgTGTATGTACTGCTGGATAGATATTCTACagcctttgtttttctattataatgtCGATTAGGTTTAATTTATTAACAGACTCCAGGAAATTCGTTAATAGTTGTTATTTTTAAGCTGTCGTATTCAAACCAGCAGTAATGTGTTGTTGCTAAGGAGGAGCTAGCTTCCTGTGGTTGCGAGCACAGCCACACTTGACATCACTCGGTTTCCAAATTATGAACGTGTCGTTATTTACTtccatgttaaaaaaataaaattaaaaataaatgaaacaacaaTAAGGCCTAACAATTTCATGCGTTCGAGGCGCTATTCTGTTTACTTCTGAATCATCAAAAAGTCTCAaagtcgaatatttgaaagccaacaATGTAAAAGAACAGGACCAATTGAAGAGCTATATATGAATATAACctgaaaaaaacccactaaaaATGAAAGTCATGTCCATCTAAGAGGGAGTAGAAAAACGTTTAAATGTCTAACTCATTTCTAATTCAATATacggacattttaagaaaagtgttataaatcaaaatattgacTGAATGTATAACATATAATTGACATTGATTGAGTAGAGATAAAAGTTAGTGTAAATGATTGCAAATAGAATAGGACTACTTACTTGCGCATTTAGCCAACTATAATTGTCAGTGCTAAAGAAATAACAGGATAGGTCATAATGGTGCCATCCATACGGACATTCAGCATTTACATTTCCTAAAATAATGTCTCGTAATTAAACAAATGCgaatcaatttcaaataaatatttcgaCAATAAcgcacttcatacaaaatgtacttcgtaAACATTAAAATATCGTTAAAAggggcgttaaaacaccaaaaatcaatcaatcaattgtaacattaaaaatgttaaactACTATTGCCAAATAAGTATGCTATATGTATTGACACTCTTATTTGTTTTTACCTccttattgttttattatctatcAATAATGTTTATTTGTAGTGTTTGCATGTAGATATAAAATCTTACCCAATAAAATAATTGCTGTGCATAAATAAAAAGCTGTGAATAAATATGCAGACATCGCAGTCCCAATCACCATTTATTCCTCTTATCTATTATGATTATATTATAGTTCAGCActatatttttgtaatctttaacAATGGTCAACAAGTACGATTGATATTTATAAGTGTCTATCGAATAGAAGGTTAATTTCGTCTTATCTGAAAAGACGACTTCTTGTAACTTTGAGATGAAATAACGGACAAAAGGAAaatctaattttgtatttatcAACTTAGTGAAAATCTCCAAAAATtaactatatttataaattatcatgCACACAATTTTAGAGTGGACCGCTtcagcgcttccgcgcttcatacacaATTTGCTTCTGTCAACACTTGTACACTTCaattaagttacaaaaagaaacactCATTTTTTAAATAGACTTATGCAGACGTTTTAGTTGTAAAGTTTTACTTTCAGGATCAAAATgagaacaacaaatatttttgtgTTATCTCGAACTTCTATAAAGACTTTATGTTACGTACTAAAAACAAGTGACCATCGCGTTTTACACGAAGCTTGAAATTAATACAACTACATTTGTCATGTTTGAATATCTTTTTCATTAAAAGGTTTTTAAGAAAATAGAAACATAATGTCATAAGGGCAGACTCGTTATTTACATAAATTAGCTCCACTGACTCTCGCTAGAAGGGAACAAATAACGCGAGATAACGAAGCGTTAAGGAGAAGGGTTCGTCTGTGCTTCAGTCGGTAAATAAAAGGTTATAATGTTGTTATTCGCagagataaaaaaataaacaaacgttATCTGTTTGACAACGTCATAAAAAAGTGTGTGATGTCTATCCcaagaataatttttttatgtccaAAACACAGAACTTTTGAGTAAATGTCCTAAATTTCGACCTCATGTATCCTCATGTACAGCACatcaaggtattttttttataacatacttGTATTTACTATGTATAACATAGCTTGCATGCAAATTGTCTTGAAAAAAAAGTCATCTTGGGATCATagctgtatcatatgcccttaatGCTTGTctctgaattttattttaaattgtataagatgtttttattcaaaatgaaatatagtttacaataaaaaaattaaatgtattttgtaagctgttgttttcttttctatttatttttgtttggggggaggggggggggggggggggggtagttaCCTGAATAATACATATCTAATATTAATACAATTTACggctttaaaaaaatcattccacctgagttcaaatgaagtggatgtaagcagttataggcTGATTATTTTCTATGATTGATCAAGAATCTTGCAAACAAATTGGGTAATTTTCTTGAGTAAATAAGATCCTACATACTTCACCCTTGGATAAAACATGGCCAAAATaccccaaacaaaaaaaaaatgtcaaaataaataaaCCCAATTTTAATATTGCTTCTTGTAAAAATCGAGAGAAACaagcaaaattacaaaaataataaactttcGCACCCCCAATTAAAAAAGCAACATTTGCATATAAACACCGTAATTTTTTTATAGAGGAAGTACTTtataattatttcttaattgtaTTGTCTCAGATGTGACATAAACAGAGTAACGCTTCATAcgaaataaattcgttatcttggtacgatcaggggtgtacggaattttataTCGGTTTAGAAAATGCCTACGCAAAATTAAACACCGGTTTAGAAAATATCTGCGTTAAATTTAGTTCACCACTGATTAATGGCAAAATGACTAATATTCTCCCCGATCACGCGACAAAAgaaagtatcaatcagtacacatatCACTCTAACAGATTAGTGTAAATCCGTCACAAACTTTCTGAGAACGTtttgaattacaaaaaatataagtaaatagGATCGAAAGGATGTAAAGGTTAATGAGCTATCTTAACTGTTCATAATCAGCAATATATATTTAGTtctgttttgtgtatttttttttcaaatattaaaatttcgaCCAGTACAAGCAGCCATGCATGCAAGTGCCTATGTCATGCATGACGGCTGCTTTTGTTTAGATGGAAGTTGCACAGCGCATCCTTCCTTGACAACCGGACGTTAGCAACACCAATCCACAATTACAACCATTGACAACGTCAATAGTTATTGCTGAGCGCGAAGGAAAAAATGTGTTCCAAAGTAACCTGTGAAAAATGCAACAAGCCAACCTGGTCAGGTAAGTAATGTAATAAACTACCAATACTGATTGAAGACTTTACACTTGGGTTCTGTTCTAGAGGAATTTGAAGCAATGTTGTATGCAATCTTCGTTAGTTTTAACGACGTCTCTGAGACAGAAATCCaacgacaaaaaaaataacaactgatGAGGTTCGTTACTTCTGATGAATACATTTAGTATATCGGAGTAATTTTATTTTCTAGATATTATTTAGAATTTGTTATATGACTCTTATTTCCAAATACATTGGCCTGTATTGAGTATGCATTTTATTCCGATTTTCTACATTTTGCAAAAATCcatgtttttaaataatatctttatttgcaaaacatacaaaaaccaattttggttgtggcaaatacattgacaaacaaacataatgaaacataatgaaaactcgacaatattataagaaatattataaaaacagttactgttctcctttcctcagttctaatgactctttaataaaagaaacaactgcttttacatcatttggtgttgatggattaAGTATTATTAcgagtttatcagtaaaattaagtgtattaaaatttacatatttttgtatataatattttagaaagatttctcttatatttttatttattttacagttgaagaaaaaatgaaattcatcgtctaagatattacatattttacattttctttcatttcgtggtattttggtatatcgtccagtttctatgAAGAGACAATGTTCGCTTATTCTAAATTTGGTTaacatttttcttgtctctttacTTGGGTGTGATAGGTAGTATTGCATTTGGTTATTTATAttagatttaagaaatttatatagatatattttattattttcatttaagttatttattttatcatcaatAACAGTTTGATAATAgttgatataacttttttttaattggggttttaacattttagtctgttttaaagttttagtttccTCAATaagtttaatgtcaatatttatatcttgtgACACATTTTTTGCAAAAGTATACCAAGAGTATGTTCCCTTGGTATCTAaacttttagttaatttaaaggcTTCATTAAGAAGTGGGTTtagattttcattatttaatctAGATAGGTACATCATAGTTTGGGTTTTTATGAAAGTTTCTAATGGCAAAAGTCCTAGTTCATTTCTAACAGCTAGATTTGTTGAGCTTCTTTTTGTCCCCAGTACTTGTTTCATAAAATGTAGCTGGGTTTTTTCTAAAAcagttttatcaataaaatgaataGCATCTGGTGTTGAGCTATTTTTGTTAGCTCGGAGTTTAGCTctataaaattgaatataagtGTCCATATAGCATATTTCactattatatgttaaaataggTTTGACCAAAGTTTCAAAAAGGTTGCAAGACACTCTCACAGGAAGTTGTCCAAAGCCTGATGAGTAAGAGTTAATAGCAAATAAAACTTTTCTTGCTTTTTTTGCAAGATCTGAACTACAACTAGTTAGACTGCCATTAGATGTTATAACACATCCTaggtatttatattcatatactttatcaaggtattttcctttaaatttcaaaaagggtttatttattttacttgggTTATTTTGTAGTATCAtggttttagatttttttgtattaactgTTAATTGCCATTTATCACAATACTCAGAGAGATTATTTAAACTATTTTGCAGACCGTTTTCGCTCTCTGATAATATGATTAAGTCATCTGCAAATAGAAGACTTCCTATGTCTGAATTTATAAGTTTTACAGGGGTAGAGTTTGGCTTTTCAAATATCTGACTTAagtcattaataaaaatattaaataaagtggAGCTTAAAGAATCTCCTTGTCTTACacctttatctataataaaatgtttagacTCTGAGTTCTTATGTTTGAAAGAACCAAGAGTATGATCGAATTGTGCTTTAATAATGTTAAAGATGTGTTTACCAACTCCTAGTTTACACAATTTATACATTAGTCCTAGCCGCCAAAGAGAGTCAAAGGCTTTTTTAAAGTCTATGaagcaaatatatattttctttttatttttatgaaggtatttatttataatagatTTAAGAATAAATAAGCTATCAGAAGTTCTATGATTCTCTCGAAATCCAAACTGTGAGTGGTTATATTTGGATTCCATATGTTTATTTAGTCTATTATTTAACAATGCactaaatacttttgacaaaCAGCTCATTAGAGCAATTCCtctataattatttaaatcatatttgtCTCCTGATTTATGAATTGGGATAATATATGATTTTTCCCATAGTTTAGGATAGCATCCAGATTTTAGTATAGCAttgaaaagttttgtaaaagatttaagtGTAACAGGGCTACtgaatttaataatttcatttaagATTTTATCAGGTCCTGAAGATTTAcctgtttttagtttatttataacaattttaaccTCTGATATTGTAAAAGGTTTGTCAGTGGtgtttaaatataacattttatcttcaatgtttttaaattctgtttctatgttttttttaaattctttgttGACAGAAGAGCAGTTTCCTtggttttgaaaatgtttttctaGCTCTTCtaagtttttaaatatttcttcagAATTATCTTCATGTTTTGTGgtctttttcatttctttaaGAATTTTCCAATATTCctctgaattatttttaaaacagttttcaagttttttaaaAATATCCGTTTTATATTtagcttttttttgttttatcatctttttaaaagtttttagaaGGTTAAAATAtctagttttatatgttttatcaaATGGATTTGCTTTAATATTTCTGCCGATGgcatttatttgatgttttaaatcTGTTATTGCATTATCTGACCACGgttgtttattttttggtttactcttcttaaagttttttcttttaattacacatgaattttcagctaaattaCATAAAATAGTTGTTAGTTTATTTGTTTCATCATCAACACCTCTTTGGTCATTACTGAAGGTTtgcatttcaaagtttaaaatattgttcAGAACAGTTTCATCTGATAAATGGTCaagcaattttaattttgatttttgtgaGTCCCACTTGAACGATTTATAGCTAGACCAATTTGAATTTtcaaagatatcaaaattatattCTCTTTGCATACATTTCAAGAAAATCTCAATTTTTACATGATCTGATAGATAATTAAACTCatgtgttttaaaatattcaactgAGGAAAGGAGACTCTCACTTACAATAGCATAATCTACAACACTTGAACCATTGCTTGTCATACAAGTAAAATTTCCCATTATATCACCAATATATCTACCATTTAATATACGTAGGCTTGACGATGTAGATAAATCAAGTAAATTTACACCTTGTCCGTTGACAACTTTGTCACAGCTATATCTATTAAAACAGTTATCTATTTTATATTCATCTGGTAATAGATTAGTTTGagcaaaattatttatgtctagGCTGTCATCTTTAATATAGTCTAATTTATCTCCAGTTCTAGAATTAAAATCTCCTAAAAGTACAACTTTcccttttttagaaaaaatgtttatttctttttcaagttGTAAAAAATCATCATCATAATGAGTAGAACTAACAGGAGGAATATATACAgcacatatatatatgtcgtcAGACAATCCAAAGAAGTTTTTATCGAGTTTTAACCATAGTCTATTATTTGATAAAGATCCATTTTTAACATAGGTTAAACAGACAAACGTATTTTATAGTTCAAAACCCaaactgtatagtcagctataagaggtcCAAAATGTCAAATGTACGACAATTAAGACAAGAAAAGTAACGGCCTAGTTTGTGTACGCATCAATAAAcgcaaaacaaatatgatttacaTCGGCAAACGAAAATCATTAAATTGCAGGCTGATTTGGGATAGATACAGGGTTAAACCATTTTGTGGGTACGCGAAAACTCAGCATAATCTAGgatacaatataagaacaaagttgaactataaaaaatcagttaATATGCCTTACTCattatattatatgtatttttctGTAGAAACCgtactatttttatttttctgaatatcAATCAACATTCATCATGGTTACGATGTATTACTGCATGTGATACCCAAGTTTTATGACATTTTTCCctggtttgttttttgtttttgtttttaatcaaatGGGATATTTTTTCAGGTTGTGGAAAACATATTGAACAGGCTTTGAAGGATATTCCACCAGAAGAAAGATGTAAATGCCCAAGAGAGTCAAAATAATGGTGAgggttgtgttttattttctacaaCCACACGTCTTATTTCGGaatatttcaatatgttattCAGTTTATTGAAAAAGCACCATGCTAATGTTACACGgaataaagaaaatgtaattGTTGTGTATAAATACGTGCATGGAAAAATGAACTCGTTTATAAGATAACTACGTCTGAGTAAAATTGTGCTTGATGCTCGGCAATTGAGTACTGCGAAAATACGCGCTTAAGGGTCTACAAATGGTCTAGTGTAAAAAGAATTTCGAATTCGAATTAAGGGTCAATACTCCAGgaaaagaataaaataataattagaaattggttttgatattgataaaaacGCAATTTATTGTAAACGTCTTTGAGACAGAAATCCAAcgacaaaaaaataacaactgaaGAGATTCGTAACCTCTGATGAATACTATAGGATCGTTTAATCCTATAGTATTCATTAAAATAGGAGATAGGGAATATATTTCTTCACACTCGTTACCTCTATCACACGTcaattgtatatttatgtcattGAATGGGCCTTGCGCATGCATATATTTGTTAGTTAACACAGAAATATGTTCTCAATGAAATTtgatatctgataaaaaaaaaaataagtcgtACACCATAACTTAGAGCGTCATAGCAATATTATCGTCACACTTCTGGACAGCATGAAAGCATTTGATACTCTATGGCACAAAGGACTATTAGTTAAGTTGTATATATATGGAGTTCGGGGTTTAACTTGGCTGTTGATCTATGAAATGTACCAGAATATGCGAAGCTGTGTGCAATTTAAAGGAAAGTGTTCAAAATGGTTCAACCTCAAAAGAGGCGTAAGACAAGGTGGAGTGCTGTCTGCTGTTTTTTATTTAGTGTTCATTAATGATCTTCTTAGACAATTAGATGAAAGTCCTTATGGAAGTATGCTATTCAATCTTCGCGTAAGCAGTACCGTACAAGCGGACGACATCGCTCTTATATCTACAACATCAAAAGGTATGAAAACTTTAATAGATATTTGCCAAACATATAGCAAAAATTGGGGCTTCAGATTCTCATCAGCAAAAAGTGAAGTACTGAaattttgttcttcaaaatgtgCTACCATAAGTCAACCATTGAAACTTTACGGAGCGGACATTCCAGTAGTAACATCAACTAAGCATGTTGGAATTATATTAAATGCCGAATGTAAGAGCATGTCAAGAACTTTAAATGCATGCCGAATTTTGCGTGCAACTGCGTTATCTGTAATGAAATCCGGAATACACCCATCCTTCCTCAATCCATTAACGTGCTCCAAAATAGTATTTCAGATGTGTTATCCAAAGGCAATGTTTGCTTGTGAGCTTTGGTATGGTCTTTCAAATACTGAATTAACAATGTTAGAACGTTCtcacaaatatatatgtaaaataattcaaggGCTTCCTGCACGAACACGATCCGACAAGTGCACAAGCCTACTCGGTTGGCTTCCTGTGGAGTGCTATATTGACAAGTGCAAGTTACAATTTTTTGGAAGATTATGTAGAATGGACAATAACTTATTACCAAAACGTATACTATTACTACGACGTTTAGAATTTAGAAACAAATGTGTCAAAAAGCAAGATGGTTTTGTACCAGATCTAATCAGAATAGCCGTTAAATACGATTTGATAAACTTTGTTGAAGATTTCGTGAAATCAGGCAGCTTCCCAAGTAAAGCTGTATGGAACAGATATATTTCCACTTCCATAGCGAATTCTGAAAACAACAGATGGCAACAAAGAATATCAGTTGACAGtgactttgaaattttccgtAAAATTCACAAACACATTGTACCACACAGAGCTTGGGTCATTGCTAAAACTAATCCTAACTTCAGAGAAGGAGCTAAATATATTGTTGACCTATGTTCCGTCATCCGAACAGAAAAGTCGCCTCTCTTATGCGATAAATGTGGACAGTTTTTCTATAACGTTATTGAACATATCATGTGTGTGTGTGCGATCGTCTATCAGACTTAAGAGCGAAGCTTTGGGAGGACTTAATAAGTATTAATCCGATTGTGTTCAGTGTGTATCTAGACAATCTAACGTCATCCACATTCACAGCAACACTTTTGTCATGTTATACGGAATATGATCTGGATAATGATAACAGtatttatttctcaaaaactTGTATTACACATGTTCAACGGATGTGCAGCGTTTTTTATAACAGTTAACTTACCTTCTGAAATATTATCATTTACTTTAAAGTGACATTCAACTGATTCAGTATTATCATTTACTTTAAAGTGACATTCAATTGATTCAATCACTCTTATcaatatatgacatttaaataatttaataactCTGATGTCTTGAccaatatgtaaatattattattgtaCAAAACTGTTTAATACATCCAAAATCTTCGATAAGAAGgaaataaagttaatatatatatcgaaaaataaccaacTTCAAGATCAACGACCGAAAgtcctctcgaccaatcatatcaacgtattccctaatatgcaaatcatataagaattatatctTAGTATATTTGAGTAATTTTATTTTCTAGATATTATCCGTCCCATCTTTATAATTCTTTTAAACAATTTCCATATGAATAGATACATGAATGTGATTGGTACATTAGAATTGTTTTCCTTGGTTTACTCTTCGTTTGATCATATTCGTGAAACTAATTTGGCAACCTacgtaaaaaaaatatgtcgaaTTATTTgtgatacattttgtatttattcatTCGTGAGACATGTGAATAAGAATAATTGGGTAGAGAATTTTAAGGATTAGACACATTTTTTAGAATTTATTGACATATACATTAGGCCGCTGAATCAGGAACTTGTCACCATGCCTATTTAGGTAGTTGGTTAATCGGACAACACatgagtcaaaaagcgagacataggtatggtCTTTTCGGCGTCGGCGGCGACGGCGGCGTcaacaacaatgtattagtttgtgactaggtctagtttatggtatgcagttgtataagtattggcacatctcattactatggagattatttgacctcgccccctcagttatggtctattgactttgaaacttttgcttagttttcatgtattagtttgaaAAGGTCAGTGTATGGGAAACCACTAGTGATAAAGTAATGATAACCGGTCTGCAGTTGTAGAAGCATCAGCATATattatttccatggagattatttgaccccgCCCCCTcattcatggtctattgactttgaaatttttgcttaattttaatgtattagtttgtgcTTAGGTCATTTTACAGGGAACCACTAGTCTAaggttaatgataattggtatgcagttgtataagcattggcatacctcatttccatggagaatatttggccccgCCCCTTCAGTCATGGACTTTGAAAcgtttgcttagttttcatgtaggtcagtttatggggagcccatagtggtaggtcaatgatacttTGTAGGCAGTTGTATTaatattggcacatctcattaccatttGAATATTTGCTAAACTAATTAtatgttaaagtgttgctattttttatttcaacatttgtattATCGAAgttacaaaaaagcgagacatatctctgtttataacagtttattttataaaatttatataaataaggccgttagttttctcgtttgaattgttttacagtgtcatatcggtgccttttatagctgactgtgcggtatgggctttgctcattgttgaaggccgtacggtgacatatagttgtattaatgtctgtgtcattttggtctcttgtggacagttgtctcattggcaatcataccacatctttttctttttttttatatattcgaCCGCTATATGCAATCCCGAGGTCCAACTGAAAGTTAAATTCAATAGACTAATAAAAGAATTAAGATTTTTAATATTACGAATTGTGAAAGGAAAAACACGCATGGCGAACATCAGTCAACTTAAATTAACAAAAGAATACAAATacacatattatacatgttagactcagatcgacgtccggcctctaatcgacgtctgtttctcaaatcgacgtccgttcctcaaatcgacgtccaatattttggTTTCTCCAATCGACGTCCAATGTGACAACCGACGTCCGATTGATTGTAGTCGTCTTTTATAATCGATgtccaatatcaataaataataaattactaGACTTAATTTACACTTATACATGTACGTGTTTTGTTGGGTTCTTACGACAACTAAACTTTCAAACATTATGATACTTtccatatag
It includes:
- the LOC139510495 gene encoding perlucin-like translates to MVIGTAMSAYLFTAFYLCTAIILLGNVNAECPYGWHHYDLSCYFFSTDNYSWLNAQNSCRGHDARLAEVYNKAQSDYLMLMARTLGKDHNYWLGGRDDVDEGTWMWSSTDEFFTYTDWYPEQPNNYLGNQDCLHMHASFNMKWQDESCTHLGRYICEKIYPESTASSPPIIG